A window from Shewanella livingstonensis encodes these proteins:
- a CDS encoding MucB/RseB C-terminal domain-containing protein — translation MRLILLAMLVLTFPTHAEDDLSAKAWLNNMSQAMHDKQFKTSIIQLQADHIRPLVYIHGIVDNKEVAILEYLNGPPKTAVRVGNTVTFIEHDQPAYSVVAPRIQGVWPAALSGDLSQLEKGYQFVIGGRGRIAGRSGQMIRLLANDDRYDAQVWIDMDTYLPLRFDTLNKDKQLLEQTMVIELNELTEPANILIEAAKQEWPAVMNQAERTDGKNWQFTWLPEGFDVVVRDHHRLIGIHEPVEYVALTDGLANISVYVARAGENPMPNELLIRNGLSMVVVKVGTLEVVAIGKVPSETLDKIANSLVLK, via the coding sequence TTGCGCCTTATCCTGCTAGCAATGTTAGTGTTAACCTTTCCAACACACGCTGAAGATGATTTGTCTGCTAAAGCTTGGCTTAATAATATGAGCCAAGCAATGCATGATAAGCAATTCAAAACCTCTATTATTCAATTACAAGCTGACCATATTCGTCCGCTTGTTTACATTCATGGTATTGTCGATAATAAAGAAGTCGCTATACTTGAATACCTTAATGGTCCCCCTAAAACTGCAGTTAGAGTTGGCAATACGGTTACGTTTATAGAACATGACCAACCAGCTTATAGCGTTGTTGCGCCTCGTATCCAAGGTGTTTGGCCTGCTGCTTTATCTGGTGATTTAAGTCAGCTTGAAAAAGGCTATCAATTTGTTATCGGCGGCCGAGGTCGTATTGCAGGGCGTTCAGGGCAGATGATCCGTTTATTGGCTAATGATGATCGTTATGATGCTCAGGTATGGATTGATATGGATACTTATCTGCCTTTACGTTTTGATACCCTCAATAAAGACAAGCAATTACTTGAACAAACCATGGTCATAGAGCTTAATGAATTAACTGAGCCTGCGAACATTTTAATTGAAGCTGCCAAGCAAGAGTGGCCAGCGGTAATGAACCAGGCAGAACGTACAGATGGTAAAAACTGGCAATTTACCTGGTTACCAGAGGGTTTTGATGTCGTTGTTCGTGATCATCATCGTTTGATTGGTATTCATGAACCTGTTGAGTATGTTGCGTTAACGGATGGATTAGCTAATATTTCTGTGTATGTTGCCCGTGCAGGAGAAAATCCAATGCCAAATGAATTACTCATTCGTAATGGGTTATCCATGGTGGTGGTTAAAGTCGGAACACTTGAGGTGGTTGCCATTGGTAAAGTCCCTTCTGAAACCTTGGATAAAATTGCCAATAGTTTAGTGTTAAAATAA
- a CDS encoding sigma-E factor negative regulatory protein yields the protein MLKSSQEWVSAAVDGEVDDKTLAQLSADVDSHDEWQRYHMIGDAMRGELPATIDLDLFASITAAIELEPTIIAPQAKQNESAATVEAQQHVASSSNVVPFFKQFGQYAIAATVAMVAIVGVQNYNQTNDVESPLPVLMTRPLVGTVSPVSYQTGAVQSQQSYSNEQVIEQRRRINAYIQDHMLQQRLNPGVAVDNSVQDAAVNP from the coding sequence ATGCTTAAATCAAGTCAAGAGTGGGTATCTGCAGCAGTTGATGGTGAAGTCGATGATAAAACATTGGCGCAGCTTTCTGCTGACGTTGATTCACATGATGAATGGCAACGCTATCACATGATAGGCGATGCGATGCGCGGTGAGTTACCGGCAACCATTGACTTAGACCTTTTTGCTAGCATCACAGCAGCAATTGAGCTTGAACCGACAATTATTGCACCTCAAGCCAAGCAAAATGAATCAGCTGCAACCGTTGAAGCACAACAACATGTGGCGTCGAGTTCAAACGTTGTCCCTTTTTTCAAACAGTTTGGCCAATATGCTATTGCAGCAACCGTTGCTATGGTAGCCATTGTTGGTGTGCAGAACTATAACCAAACTAATGATGTTGAGTCACCACTTCCAGTGCTAATGACCCGTCCTTTAGTGGGTACTGTGTCTCCGGTAAGTTATCAAACAGGTGCGGTACAAAGTCAACAAAGTTATTCGAATGAACAAGTTATAGAACAGCGTCGTCGTATTAATGCTTATATTCAAGATCATATGTTGCAACAACGCTTGAATCCGGGTGTTGCTGTTGATAATAGCGTGCAAGATGCTGCGGTAAATCCATAA
- the rpoE gene encoding RNA polymerase sigma factor RpoE, with protein sequence MSGQYSDQQLVERVQQGDKNAFNLLVLKYQNKVMSLISRYVRNQADVADVTQEAFIKAYRALANFRGESAFYTWLYRIAVNTAKNHLTSQGRRAPANDVDIEDAEYYEGSDALKEFASPEQLLMKDQMSKVIFDTLDTLPEELKMAISLRELEGMSYEDIANIMDCPVGTVRSRIFRAREAIDKQLQPLLEK encoded by the coding sequence ATGAGTGGACAATATAGTGATCAACAATTAGTTGAACGAGTACAGCAAGGCGATAAAAATGCATTTAACCTGTTAGTGCTAAAGTATCAAAATAAAGTGATGAGTTTAATTTCTAGGTATGTCCGCAATCAAGCGGATGTAGCGGATGTGACACAAGAAGCCTTTATTAAAGCGTACAGAGCGTTAGCAAATTTTCGTGGTGAAAGTGCATTTTATACATGGTTGTACCGTATTGCGGTAAACACCGCAAAAAACCATCTTACATCGCAAGGGCGCAGAGCACCTGCAAACGATGTCGATATAGAAGATGCAGAATATTATGAAGGCAGTGATGCACTAAAAGAGTTTGCATCACCAGAGCAATTATTAATGAAAGATCAAATGAGTAAAGTGATCTTCGATACGCTCGATACTCTGCCTGAAGAGTTAAAAATGGCAATATCGCTCAGAGAGCTAGAGGGAATGAGTTATGAAGATATTGCCAATATAATGGATTGCCCTGTCGGTACGGTGAGATCTCGCATCTTTCGTGCTCGAGAAGCAATCGACAAACAGCTCCAGCCTTTGCTGGAAAAGTAA
- the nadB gene encoding L-aspartate oxidase, whose translation MKQAVEHQSDILVIGSGAAGLTLALHLAEKSKVILLSKGPLSEGSTLYAQGGIASVFDESDTIESHVNDTLIAGAGLCDKSVVTYTAENAKSAMQWLINCGVAFDKEETLAGVDNSTAPYHLTREGGHSHRRILHSADATGKAVQTTLQERAIAHPNIQVLERYNAIDLITTRKLHRPGNRVLGAYVWNRDEEHVETVRAKFVALATGGSSKVYQYTSNPDIASGDGIAMAWRAGCRIANMEFNQFHPTCLFHPNARNFLLTEALRGEGAYLRRPDGSRFMPDFDERAELAPRDIVARAIDYEMKRLGADCVYLDISHKPADFIIKHFPTIYQRCLELGIDITKDPIPAVPAAHYTCGGVMTDLHGQTDINGLYAIGEVAYTGLHGANRLASNSLLECLVFARAASQDIEGLLHKIPMPCPIPVWDESKVTNSDEEVVIAHNWHELRLFMWDYVGIVRTDKRLERALRRCLMLQQEIEEYYSNFRVSNNLLELRNLVQVAELIIRCAMDRKESRGLHYNLDYPKQIDNPKPTILQPGN comes from the coding sequence ATGAAACAAGCAGTTGAACATCAATCTGACATTTTGGTCATCGGCAGCGGCGCTGCTGGACTAACTTTAGCACTACATCTTGCTGAAAAATCAAAAGTAATTCTTCTTTCGAAAGGTCCGTTATCTGAAGGATCGACTCTATATGCTCAAGGTGGAATCGCCTCTGTTTTTGATGAAAGCGACACAATTGAGTCCCACGTCAACGATACCTTAATCGCTGGCGCCGGATTATGTGATAAATCAGTTGTGACATACACCGCAGAAAATGCCAAAAGCGCCATGCAATGGTTAATTAATTGTGGTGTGGCATTTGATAAAGAAGAAACCTTAGCTGGAGTCGATAACAGCACCGCCCCCTACCACTTAACTCGTGAAGGCGGGCATAGCCATCGTCGTATTCTGCATTCTGCCGATGCAACGGGTAAAGCGGTGCAAACCACTTTGCAAGAACGGGCTATCGCTCACCCAAACATACAAGTACTTGAACGTTACAATGCGATTGATTTAATCACCACGCGAAAATTGCATCGACCGGGTAACCGTGTACTTGGTGCTTATGTATGGAATCGTGATGAGGAACATGTAGAAACCGTAAGAGCCAAGTTTGTTGCACTAGCAACAGGTGGCAGCTCAAAAGTTTACCAATATACCTCGAATCCGGATATCGCCAGTGGCGATGGTATTGCAATGGCATGGCGTGCAGGTTGCCGTATTGCCAATATGGAGTTTAATCAATTCCATCCAACGTGTTTATTTCACCCTAATGCCAGAAACTTCTTATTAACGGAAGCATTACGTGGTGAAGGGGCTTATTTACGTCGCCCTGATGGCAGCCGCTTTATGCCCGACTTCGACGAAAGAGCAGAACTCGCTCCTAGAGATATTGTTGCTCGCGCAATTGATTATGAAATGAAACGTTTGGGCGCCGATTGTGTCTATTTAGACATAAGCCATAAACCTGCTGATTTTATCATTAAACACTTCCCAACCATTTATCAGCGTTGTCTTGAGTTGGGTATTGATATCACTAAAGACCCCATTCCAGCGGTTCCAGCAGCGCACTATACCTGCGGTGGTGTGATGACAGATCTTCATGGTCAAACAGATATAAATGGCTTATATGCTATTGGTGAAGTGGCCTACACCGGCTTACATGGCGCTAACAGACTCGCGAGTAATTCACTACTTGAGTGTTTAGTCTTTGCCCGTGCAGCTTCACAAGATATCGAAGGTCTGTTGCATAAAATACCAATGCCTTGTCCGATACCGGTATGGGATGAGAGCAAAGTCACTAACTCAGATGAAGAAGTCGTCATCGCCCATAATTGGCACGAATTACGACTCTTTATGTGGGACTACGTCGGAATAGTTAGAACAGATAAGCGATTAGAACGAGCTCTGAGACGATGCTTGATGCTGCAACAAGAAATTGAAGAGTATTATTCAAACTTTCGGGTAAGTAACAACTTATTAGAACTGCGAAATTTAGTCCAAGTAGCAGAACTAATCATTCGATGTGCAATGGACCGTAAAGAGAGTCGAGGTCTTCATTATAATCTTGATTATCCGAAACAAATCGACAACCCTAAACCAACCATCTTACAACCTGGCAATTAG
- a CDS encoding protein YgfX, with translation MQQFALSASFLQRGALVAFFAVILSSFLAWPHYPSLIYNILQTLLFIVIIIIFTYAWRSVSRWRCLLTFGDKGTGTLLDLSGHTQKIRLSKKPYISPLLCIIYLQNTKTAEYQLLLVWNDMLDDTAYRNLCRLLVSY, from the coding sequence ATGCAGCAATTTGCATTGAGTGCTTCGTTTTTACAGCGTGGAGCCTTAGTGGCCTTTTTCGCTGTGATATTAAGTAGTTTTTTGGCTTGGCCTCACTATCCTTCCTTGATATACAACATCCTTCAAACGCTATTATTCATCGTTATCATTATCATATTTACTTATGCTTGGCGTAGCGTCTCACGTTGGCGTTGCTTGCTTACTTTTGGTGATAAAGGGACTGGTACATTATTAGATCTTAGTGGACACACCCAAAAAATAAGGCTCAGTAAAAAACCGTATATTAGTCCATTGTTGTGCATAATTTATTTGCAGAACACTAAAACGGCAGAATATCAGTTATTGCTAGTGTGGAATGATATGTTAGACGACACAGCATATCGTAATCTGTGTCGTCTATTAGTGAGTTATTAG
- a CDS encoding succinate dehydrogenase assembly factor 2, which produces MELMNIARVRWACRRGMLELDILLQPFIESQYEAMSDDDKTTFIRLLECEDPELFAWFMGHEQCQDPLLAQMIIKVRGRAAP; this is translated from the coding sequence TTGGAATTAATGAATATAGCTCGCGTACGCTGGGCATGTCGTCGCGGAATGTTAGAATTAGATATATTGCTTCAACCTTTTATCGAAAGCCAATATGAAGCCATGTCCGATGATGATAAAACCACTTTTATTCGGTTATTAGAGTGTGAGGACCCGGAGTTATTTGCGTGGTTTATGGGTCATGAACAATGCCAAGATCCATTATTAGCTCAAATGATAATAAAAGTCCGTGGAAGAGCAGCACCTTAA
- the nhaR gene encoding transcriptional activator NhaR — protein sequence MQHLNYNHLYYFWMVQKKGSVTKAAEVLCLAPQTITGQIRSLEQRLKGAVFKRVGRNLEATELGELVFRYADKMFSLSYEMLDILNYQKDDSLLFEVGIADALSKALVSRVLLTVIPNDGSVHLACYESTHDSLIERLREHKLDMILSDCAGGSLKYPEILSKKLGECGVSFFCAEKILTPFPACLEQRKLLIPGKRTSLGQQLHGWFAEKSLNVSILGEFDDAEMMKAFGYFNQGIFVAPSIYRHDILSQGMVLLGETTDIKEEYHVMFAERMIQHPAVKSLLATDFGELFAGRDKQVQDFEHRIS from the coding sequence ATGCAGCATTTAAATTATAACCATTTATATTATTTTTGGATGGTACAAAAAAAAGGCTCAGTGACTAAAGCCGCAGAAGTATTATGCCTTGCTCCTCAGACCATTACAGGTCAGATTCGCTCATTAGAACAAAGATTGAAAGGAGCGGTTTTTAAGCGTGTTGGGCGTAACTTGGAGGCAACTGAACTAGGCGAGTTAGTCTTTCGTTATGCCGATAAGATGTTCAGTCTTAGCTATGAAATGCTCGATATACTTAATTATCAAAAAGATGATTCACTGCTGTTTGAAGTCGGTATTGCCGATGCTTTATCTAAAGCCTTAGTGAGTAGAGTATTGTTAACCGTGATCCCTAATGACGGGTCGGTACATTTGGCGTGTTATGAATCAACCCACGATAGTCTTATTGAGCGTTTACGTGAGCATAAGCTAGACATGATTTTATCTGATTGCGCTGGCGGCTCGTTGAAATATCCTGAGATTCTATCTAAAAAGCTAGGCGAATGCGGTGTGAGTTTCTTCTGCGCTGAAAAAATCTTAACTCCTTTTCCAGCTTGTCTTGAGCAGCGTAAATTATTGATCCCAGGTAAGCGGACATCATTGGGACAACAGTTACACGGTTGGTTTGCTGAAAAAAGTCTTAATGTTAGTATCTTGGGTGAGTTTGACGATGCAGAAATGATGAAAGCATTCGGCTATTTTAATCAAGGAATTTTTGTCGCACCGTCTATTTATCGTCATGATATACTGTCACAAGGTATGGTACTGCTCGGTGAAACAACCGATATCAAAGAAGAATACCATGTGATGTTCGCCGAGAGAATGATCCAACATCCTGCGGTAAAGTCATTACTGGCAACGGATTTTGGTGAACTATTTGCAGGACGAGATAAACAAGTACAAGATTTTGAGCACCGTATAAGCTAG
- the nhaA gene encoding Na+/H+ antiporter NhaA, translating into MERAIKNFLSQESAGGILLIVAVALAMILANSPLAFVYQDFLGTEVQFRVGDLDIDKPLLLWINDGLMALFFLLIGLEVKRELLEGALSSVAKASLPSFAAIGGMVFPALFYLAFNYSNPETQIGWAIPAATDIAFALGIMALLGSRVPVALKVFLLALAIIDDLGVIVIIALFYSTDLSMLSLVIAAVSIVLMVALNRKGVSSILPYGLLGFVLWVAVLKSGVHATLAGVIIAFCIPLRAKDGSSPSEHLEHKLHPWSTFMILPVFAFANAGLSLTNMSFDTFAEPITLGIIMGLLLGKPIGVLLFSYLAVKLKLAELPPGIGWRHIIPVAVMCGIGFTMSVFIASLAFEHSPAAFGDYARLGILTGSLFAAVIGYFWLAKVLPENGVKS; encoded by the coding sequence ATGGAACGTGCAATTAAAAACTTCTTAAGCCAAGAGTCTGCGGGCGGCATTTTATTAATCGTTGCTGTCGCATTGGCGATGATTTTAGCCAATTCACCGTTAGCGTTTGTATATCAAGATTTCTTAGGCACTGAAGTGCAGTTTAGAGTAGGTGATCTTGATATCGATAAGCCGCTGTTACTGTGGATTAATGATGGCTTGATGGCATTATTCTTTTTATTAATCGGTTTAGAAGTAAAGCGTGAATTACTTGAAGGTGCGCTGTCGAGCGTAGCTAAGGCATCATTGCCCAGTTTTGCTGCTATTGGTGGCATGGTGTTTCCGGCATTATTCTACTTAGCATTTAATTATTCAAACCCAGAAACTCAGATCGGATGGGCCATTCCTGCTGCTACTGATATCGCCTTTGCACTAGGTATTATGGCACTACTCGGTAGTCGTGTGCCCGTAGCGTTAAAAGTGTTTTTATTAGCTCTGGCGATTATTGACGACCTAGGAGTCATTGTCATTATTGCTCTGTTTTATAGCACTGATTTATCAATGCTTAGTTTGGTGATTGCCGCGGTATCGATCGTGTTGATGGTCGCACTAAACAGGAAAGGAGTCAGTTCAATTCTGCCGTATGGTTTACTCGGTTTTGTTTTATGGGTTGCAGTATTAAAGTCTGGAGTACATGCGACATTGGCGGGAGTGATTATTGCATTTTGTATTCCGCTTAGAGCCAAAGATGGTTCCTCACCGTCGGAGCATTTAGAGCATAAGCTACACCCGTGGAGTACCTTTATGATCTTGCCGGTATTTGCTTTTGCGAATGCAGGTTTGTCATTAACGAATATGTCATTTGATACATTTGCTGAACCTATCACCCTGGGTATTATCATGGGTCTGTTGTTAGGTAAGCCGATTGGAGTGCTGTTATTTAGTTATTTAGCGGTAAAACTGAAGCTAGCTGAATTACCACCAGGCATTGGCTGGAGGCATATCATACCCGTTGCTGTTATGTGTGGTATTGGCTTTACCATGTCGGTGTTTATTGCTTCGTTAGCATTTGAACACTCACCCGCTGCATTTGGTGATTATGCAAGACTAGGTATTTTAACAGGATCGTTATTTGCGGCTGTGATTGGTTACTTTTGGTTAGCCAAGGTACTGCCTGAAAATGGAGTAAAATCATGA
- a CDS encoding thymidylate synthase — protein sequence MKQYLDLCQRIVDEGEWVNNARTNKKCLTVINADLVYDVANNQFPLVTTRKSFWKSAIAEILGYLRGYQNAADFRALGTKTWDANANENQAWLDNPNRKGPDDMGLIYGALGRAFPKPDGGHVDLLQQIVDDLTDGIDNRGEILTFFHPGAFDLGCLRPCMYEHHFSLLGDTLYLNSTQRSCDVPLGLNFNMVQVYVLLALMAQITGHKAGKAYHKIVNAHIYEDQLEPMRDIQLQREPFASPKLIINPKIKTLKDIETWVTLDDFSIEDYQHHDAIKYPFAV from the coding sequence ATGAAACAATATCTAGATTTGTGCCAGCGTATTGTCGATGAAGGCGAATGGGTCAATAATGCTCGCACTAACAAAAAATGTCTAACCGTTATAAATGCCGATCTTGTTTATGACGTTGCAAACAATCAATTTCCGCTAGTTACAACACGTAAAAGCTTTTGGAAATCAGCCATTGCAGAGATCCTTGGTTATTTACGTGGCTATCAAAATGCTGCGGACTTTAGAGCGTTAGGCACTAAAACCTGGGATGCCAACGCCAATGAAAACCAAGCATGGCTAGATAACCCAAATCGCAAAGGTCCCGATGACATGGGATTAATTTATGGAGCATTAGGACGTGCATTCCCAAAACCCGATGGTGGCCATGTTGATTTATTGCAACAGATTGTCGATGATTTAACCGATGGCATCGATAATCGTGGAGAGATTTTAACCTTCTTTCATCCAGGGGCATTTGACTTAGGTTGCTTGCGCCCATGTATGTACGAACACCACTTTTCATTGCTCGGTGATACCTTGTATCTCAATAGCACTCAAAGAAGCTGTGATGTCCCTTTAGGGTTAAATTTCAACATGGTACAAGTTTATGTACTACTGGCATTAATGGCGCAGATAACAGGCCATAAAGCCGGTAAGGCGTATCATAAAATTGTTAATGCTCATATTTACGAAGATCAGCTTGAACCTATGCGCGATATTCAACTACAACGTGAACCCTTTGCCTCACCTAAGTTAATCATTAATCCAAAGATTAAAACCTTAAAAGACATTGAAACGTGGGTGACTTTAGATGATTTTAGTATTGAAGATTATCAGCATCACGACGCGATTAAATATCCTTTTGCTGTGTAA
- a CDS encoding sulfite exporter TauE/SafE family protein, which produces MDSLLQVFFICLALGSVVGFLAGLLGIGGGLIIVPALLYILPSVGIGSAQITHVAIATSLASIILTSMSSAVAHHKRGNIPWELFKPIFPGIVIGSLASAFVSEQIASDDLQQAFAIFVVLMAAQMAFPFKVKTGSSLPSFVVLFIISSLIALIAGLMGIGGGVLLVPFLSYCGLQMRQAVGFSSATGMLIAVSGTIGYIIAGFDVPNLPEGSVGFIYLPALIGIIISSILCAPIGVKAASSWPTPVLKKIFAGLLVVVGLKLLLS; this is translated from the coding sequence GTGGATAGTTTGCTACAGGTCTTTTTCATTTGCCTTGCGTTGGGTTCGGTGGTGGGGTTTTTAGCTGGGCTGTTAGGTATTGGCGGTGGGCTAATTATTGTGCCTGCACTGTTATACATTTTACCTTCCGTGGGTATTGGCTCTGCACAAATCACTCATGTTGCTATTGCTACATCACTGGCATCAATTATTTTAACCTCAATGTCTTCGGCCGTTGCGCACCATAAACGCGGTAATATTCCTTGGGAGTTATTTAAACCTATTTTCCCCGGGATTGTGATAGGGTCTTTAGCATCGGCATTTGTATCTGAGCAAATAGCATCAGATGATTTACAACAGGCTTTTGCTATTTTTGTGGTGTTAATGGCAGCACAAATGGCGTTTCCATTTAAAGTTAAAACGGGTAGCAGTTTGCCTAGTTTTGTAGTGTTATTCATCATCTCATCGTTGATAGCGCTAATTGCTGGTTTAATGGGTATTGGTGGTGGAGTCTTACTGGTACCATTTTTGAGCTATTGTGGTTTACAAATGCGCCAAGCTGTGGGGTTTTCGTCGGCAACTGGAATGCTTATCGCGGTATCAGGAACCATTGGCTATATCATTGCGGGTTTCGATGTACCCAATTTACCTGAAGGATCGGTTGGGTTTATATACTTACCAGCATTAATCGGTATTATTATTAGCTCAATTCTGTGCGCGCCCATAGGTGTAAAAGCTGCAAGCTCTTGGCCAACACCCGTATTGAAAAAAATCTTTGCAGGATTACTTGTTGTTGTAGGGCTAAAACTGTTGTTGAGCTAA
- the ptsP gene encoding phosphoenolpyruvate--protein phosphotransferase: protein MLNMLRDITQAVARASSLESALNVLVSQTRLAMATHCCSIYILEQQHLVLSATEGLEKSAVGRVSMPLSEGLVGLVAEREEAVNLADARIHPRFKLFPEAAEEEYRAFLAVPIIFQKQLVGVIVVQQPEARQFSESEEAFLMTLAAQLAVVVRSLKHKAAITNVQQQVLFSGVNASSGIAIAHGLVLGGVISLEQADVRCIDIDVETQRLKLAMQRCKDMLSSISQRFERENSAEVASIFTAFQLLLDDSSLGGEYAREVALGWQAESAVSRVSVRYIKQFLEMEDPYLKERASDIRELGQKLLRQLIEPGRLELEPDKPVILVAKEVDATLLAEFPRQKLAGIVTERGGVNAHAAILARALGVPAIVGVDDVLSIDIDQKLLVLNANRGQLLVSPSPAVIEEYQLLIDADVEKQKQFSAELSLPSVTTDGQRIHLYLNAGLLSGIASEIAECADGIGLYRTEIPFMLHQRFPSESEQINVYRQVLSAAGDRPVVMRTLDVGGDKPLPYFPIKEDNPFLGWRGIRLSLDHPELFLVQLRAMLQAAGNGNQLQILLPMVSNLDEIDQTLKYLEQAFTELNQELNTILVRPKIGVMLEVPALLYQLQDVASRVDFVSVGSNDLTQYLLAVDRNNPSVSSLFDSYHPGILRALKRAVDECKQYDLDVSVCGELAGEPYGALLLVAMGYNKLSMNQGSLARINFLLRRVSKQQLTELLGSILQQSNGNQVRGILAHFLRKNNLSDLVNID from the coding sequence GTGTTAAATATGCTCAGGGATATCACTCAAGCTGTTGCCAGAGCCAGCAGCCTTGAAAGTGCATTAAATGTATTAGTGTCACAAACTCGATTAGCGATGGCAACTCACTGCTGTTCTATTTATATCCTCGAACAACAACATCTTGTGTTATCGGCGACCGAAGGACTCGAAAAGTCCGCGGTTGGTCGAGTCAGCATGCCATTATCGGAAGGTTTAGTAGGCTTAGTTGCAGAGCGTGAAGAAGCCGTAAACCTTGCCGATGCTCGTATTCATCCGCGATTTAAATTATTCCCTGAAGCTGCAGAAGAAGAATATCGAGCATTTTTGGCTGTGCCGATCATTTTTCAAAAACAGCTTGTGGGCGTTATTGTGGTTCAACAGCCAGAAGCCCGTCAATTCAGTGAAAGCGAAGAAGCCTTTTTAATGACTCTAGCGGCTCAACTAGCAGTCGTTGTTCGCAGTTTGAAGCACAAAGCCGCCATTACCAATGTGCAACAACAAGTGCTTTTTAGTGGTGTGAATGCATCAAGTGGCATTGCCATTGCTCACGGGTTGGTTTTGGGCGGTGTTATCTCACTGGAACAAGCCGATGTTCGCTGTATTGATATTGATGTTGAAACTCAACGTTTAAAGTTGGCTATGCAGCGTTGTAAAGACATGTTGTCGTCTATATCGCAACGATTTGAACGTGAAAACTCTGCTGAAGTCGCCTCTATTTTCACTGCATTTCAATTACTGCTCGATGATTCTAGCCTTGGTGGTGAATATGCTCGAGAAGTTGCTTTAGGCTGGCAGGCTGAATCTGCAGTAAGCAGAGTTTCGGTTCGTTATATCAAACAGTTTTTGGAGATGGAAGATCCTTATCTAAAAGAACGTGCCAGTGATATTCGCGAGCTTGGGCAAAAGTTACTTCGACAACTTATAGAGCCTGGTCGACTAGAATTAGAACCTGATAAACCGGTTATTTTAGTTGCTAAAGAAGTGGATGCTACTTTGCTAGCTGAGTTTCCTCGTCAAAAACTGGCGGGTATTGTCACTGAACGTGGTGGGGTTAATGCCCATGCGGCTATTTTAGCGCGTGCTTTAGGTGTACCTGCCATTGTTGGCGTTGATGATGTGTTATCAATCGATATCGATCAAAAACTATTAGTTCTGAATGCTAATCGAGGTCAGCTATTAGTGTCGCCGTCGCCGGCCGTGATTGAAGAATACCAGCTTCTAATTGATGCCGATGTTGAAAAGCAAAAGCAATTTTCTGCGGAGCTGAGCTTACCTTCAGTGACCACAGATGGTCAGCGGATCCACTTATATCTTAATGCTGGATTATTGAGTGGCATTGCTTCTGAAATAGCTGAATGTGCTGATGGTATTGGATTGTACCGAACTGAAATTCCTTTTATGTTGCATCAACGCTTTCCTAGTGAAAGTGAACAAATTAATGTCTATCGCCAGGTATTAAGTGCCGCAGGAGATAGACCAGTTGTGATGCGTACATTGGATGTGGGCGGTGACAAGCCGTTACCGTATTTTCCGATTAAAGAAGACAATCCGTTTTTAGGCTGGCGAGGTATTCGTTTATCGCTTGATCATCCTGAGTTATTTTTAGTGCAATTACGCGCGATGTTGCAGGCCGCTGGCAACGGTAATCAATTGCAAATATTATTACCGATGGTCAGTAACCTTGATGAAATAGATCAAACATTAAAATATTTAGAGCAAGCATTTACTGAATTGAATCAAGAGTTAAATACTATTTTAGTGAGGCCTAAGATCGGCGTTATGCTTGAAGTACCCGCATTATTGTATCAATTACAAGATGTGGCTAGTCGGGTCGACTTTGTATCGGTTGGTAGTAACGATTTGACTCAGTATTTATTAGCTGTCGATCGCAATAATCCTAGTGTGAGTTCGCTATTTGATAGTTACCATCCTGGGATTCTTCGTGCACTAAAACGCGCTGTGGATGAATGTAAGCAGTATGATTTAGATGTTAGTGTTTGCGGTGAGCTTGCCGGTGAACCTTACGGCGCATTGCTTTTAGTTGCTATGGGTTATAACAAACTCAGCATGAATCAAGGTAGTTTAGCCAGAATTAACTTTTTACTTCGACGAGTATCAAAACAACAGTTAACTGAGTTGTTAGGATCTATTTTACAACAGTCAAATGGTAACCAGGTTAGGGGCATATTGGCTCATTTCTTACGAAAAAATAATTTATCAGATTTAGTTAACATCGATTAG